A region of the Amycolatopsis sp. cg13 genome:
CCGGCTTCCGGTTCGGTGTAGCCGATGGCGAAGTGCACTTCTCCGGCCAGAATCTTCGGCAGGAACATCGCTTTCTGTTCCTCAGTACCGAATGCCTGCAACGTCGGCCCGACTGTCTGCAGCGTCACCGACGGAAGCTGGACGTCCGCGCGGGCGGCCTCATCCACGAAGATGTGCTGCTCGATCTCGCCGAAACCGCCGCCGCCGTATTCCTTGGGCCAGCCGACGCCGAGCTTCCCGTCGCGGCCCATCCGGCGCACGACGTCGCGATACACCTGCCCGTGCCGCTCCCGCAGCAATGCCCGGCGCTCGTCGGAGGTCAGCAGACCCGCGAAGTACTCGCGCAGCTGCGCCCGCAGTTCTTGTTGCGCGGCCGTCAGTTCGATGTGCATGCTCATCCCGCCACTCGTTCGCCCAGCCGACCGAGCCGGTGCGCCGCTCCCCCGACCGCGCGGCCGAGATCCTTCACCGCCGAGGAATACCGGTGCAGCGGATAAGTGCGGTCGACGCCGACGCCGCCGTGCAAGTGATGACAGATCGCCAGCGCGGACGGCGCCTCCTCGGTCAGCCAGTACGCCGCGATGTCCAGCTCCGTGTCCGCGTCCAAACCGGACGCCAGCCGCCACACCGCCGACAGCGCAGCCAGGTGCACGGTGCGGGAAGCGACGTAGACGTCCGCGATTTGCTGGGCCACCGCTTGGAAAGTCGCAAGTGGACGGCCGAATTGCTCGCGCTCGCCGACATGTTTGGCCGTCAACGCCAACGCTCCGGCAAGCAGTCCGTCGCCGAGCGCGAGCGCGCCCGCCAGCGCGTAGCGGTGCAGCGTCTGCAACGCATGGCCCGCCGTGCAGTCACGCAGGAAGTCCGCTTCGCTCACCTTCACGCCATCGAACCGCACCGTGTACTCCGGCGTCCCAGACGCGTTGTACGCGGGCAGCACTTCAACGCCGTCCGCACGCGGATCCACGAGCGCGACGCCGGTGCCGCCCGGCAACGCGATCGGCGTGAGAATCCGGGTCGCCTCGGCCGCGTATGGCACGTGCGTCTTGACGCCGGTCACCGCCCACGCACCGTCCGCCGCCGCACCGCTGGTCCCGGGGATGGAGGTCAGCGGTGCGGACGGCTCGTGCAAGGCAGCTGTGAGAATGCTCTCCCCCGCTGCCGCGGGCGGCAGGAACTCGGCGCGCTGCGCGGGGGTGCCGAGCGCCTCGATCGGCAGGATGCCGAGCGCCAGCACGGCGTACGCGGGCACCGCCGCCGCGGCCCGGCCCACCTCGGTGAGCACCGGGGCGACGTGCTCGACGCCGAGCCCGTCGCCGCCGAGGTCGGCCGGCAAGGGCAGCGCGAGCAGGCCCGCGTCGGCCAGCGCTCGCCACTGGTCCGCGGGCTCGTCGGCCTTCCCGAGCACTTGCGCGGCGAGCGAGGTGATCTCGCCCTGCGTATCGTCGGGGGTGAAGTCCACTCCGGTCTCCCTCCACCTAGGTGGAACACGTTCTATTTTTAGCCGGAATGGGCTGGCTCGGCAACCCCCAGGACCCGGGGCCCGGGCTGTGGATCGACCGCGAAGCGGAGAGGGGCGGCACGCCGACGTGGGTGCGGAACAAGTTCTCAAATCAGCGCTGGGCGACGTCGGCTGGCAAGCCACGAGGAAGCTCGCGACCATCCCGCCCACCGCGGGCGTCCCCGCCCCGCAGCCGCTGTCCCTGCCCGGCCGCGGCCAGACCGTCGTGGTCGACGTCGGCCCGCGGCACGCTCCCGCGGTGATCCTGCTGCACTCGGTGGCGTGCACCGGCCTGCTCACCTGGTATCCCGCGCTGAAGCGGCTGTCGGCGAACCACCGGGTCGTCGTGTTCGACCAGCGCTGGCACGGCCAGGGCATCCGCACCCACGAGTTCAGCCTCGACGACTGCGCGGACGACGTGGCGGCGGTCGCGGACGCGCTGGGGATCGACGAGTTCATGGTCGCGGGCTACTCGATGGGCGGCATGGTCGGCCAGCTGACCGCCCACCGCTACCCGGACCGCGTCACCGGCCTGGTGCTGTGCTCGACGGCGAGCAACTTCCGCCGGGGCATCCGGCAACGCGTGGCGCTGGACCTGTTCGGCCGCACCCTGCACCTGCTGCGCGACCAGGCCCGCATCGGCCTCGTCCCGGGCGAACCCCGCCGC
Encoded here:
- a CDS encoding acyl-CoA dehydrogenase family protein; this encodes MDFTPDDTQGEITSLAAQVLGKADEPADQWRALADAGLLALPLPADLGGDGLGVEHVAPVLTEVGRAAAAVPAYAVLALGILPIEALGTPAQRAEFLPPAAAGESILTAALHEPSAPLTSIPGTSGAAADGAWAVTGVKTHVPYAAEATRILTPIALPGGTGVALVDPRADGVEVLPAYNASGTPEYTVRFDGVKVSEADFLRDCTAGHALQTLHRYALAGALALGDGLLAGALALTAKHVGEREQFGRPLATFQAVAQQIADVYVASRTVHLAALSAVWRLASGLDADTELDIAAYWLTEEAPSALAICHHLHGGVGVDRTYPLHRYSSAVKDLGRAVGGAAHRLGRLGERVAG
- a CDS encoding alpha/beta fold hydrolase, whose translation is MGAEQVLKSALGDVGWQATRKLATIPPTAGVPAPQPLSLPGRGQTVVVDVGPRHAPAVILLHSVACTGLLTWYPALKRLSANHRVVVFDQRWHGQGIRTHEFSLDDCADDVAAVADALGIDEFMVAGYSMGGMVGQLTAHRYPDRVTGLVLCSTASNFRRGIRQRVALDLFGRTLHLLRDQARIGLVPGEPRRERLARLEDHRWALEEFRSTSPWAIAVALDEIGRFDSTPWLHTLDLPAAVVVTSRDGFIAPAHQRSLARRIPGAATYEIPAGHTACVFAADQFVAALMAACTSVQAAVAGQGRIADSA